GGACcgcgccaccccccccccccctcgttgcCTTTTCTTTTGCACTTATATGTGGCTAAATTCCGACATTGCTCCGTCCGTCCCCATTCATAGGGtgtaagagcatctctagtagaTCCCGCAAATCGTGGTCCTGCAATTTTCGTTTACTCTGTACCGTTAACGGTATACAGGATGCCAAGACAGAACAGATACCACAAACAAACTCAAACACATACGACATATTCAAACTAGCAGCTCGCGCCACTTAAACATCACCGAAGTTCATACTAGCATAAACGAAAGAGTGAAGTGCATCCTAGGTCCTTGAACTATTTTAAAGGTGTTATGTAGGTTCtcaaactatgaaaaatgtcatctaGGTCCTTAGAAATTCTTGAAGTGTAATAAGTGTGTGTATATGTGACACCTCTGAAATAGTTCAAGCACCTACGTGACACATTTGAAATAGTTTGAGGACCAGAATAGCACACATATTGCACTTGGAGGACCTGgatgacgattttcatagttcgaggacctatgtGACACCTCTGAAATAGTTTGAGGACCAATGATGCACTTCACTCTAAACGAAAATTAAACTAGATCTACTTGTCATCACCATCACCGGACTTGTATATGCTGAGGTGGTGCTCCATAAGTGAGTTGGAGAGCATGAAGGCGAGGTCGCATTCCTTCCTCAACGCCGGCACTCGCGTCGTTGCAGCTTCGTCCCTGGCGGCGGCCGCCTTCTTCGCGTCAAACCACGCGCGCTCCGCCGCCCGGAGTCGCTGGATTGTGGGGGAGAAGGTCCGGTTGAGGCGATCGAATTTGGTCCTGCGACGGTGTACGTACTGCTCCTGATGAACAATCCAGAATATCGGGGAGCACCAAAGGAATGCTAAAGAGAACCTCCAAGCCGTGTCTTGACAAACAATGCTCCCAAAAGAGGAACGATCGACAAACGACGATCACCTCCAAAGAGCAACAACTCCGAACGACTATCCTTGTCGAGGCACCAACCATCCTCAAGTGCCTAAAAAGAGTTGGCAGGTGAATGGCGTGACTCGGACAACCCCGAGAAAGTCATCGTTTTGGACTCACCTGCGACGGTGTACGTATTGCTCCTAATGAACAATCCAGAACATCGGGGAGCACCAAAGGAATGCTAAAGCCGTGTCTCGACAAACAATGCTCCCAAAAGAGGAACGATCGACAAACGACGATCACCTCCAAAGAGCAACAACTCCAAACGACTATCTTTGCTGACACACCAACCCTCCTCTAGTGCCTAAAAAGAGTTGGACTCACCTGCGGCGGTGTACATAGCGCTCCCGATGAACAATCCAGAGCATCGGGGAGCACCAAAGGAATGCTACATAGAACCTCCAAGCCGTGTCTCCACAAACAATGCTCCCAAAAGAGGAAGGACGCTGGCATCGGCTATCCGTAACTGGACCTAGGCTTTTGCCCGAAGGCAACCAACCAACCAACCAAGTAATAGAGAGCGAGGAGCGGACACACCAtagcgacgcctccaaggaggggaacgacACATGGGGGCTGGCACCGACCGGTCAGCGTATTAATTTGtagtccctccattcctaaatataagtcttgttTAGAAATTCCATTCcagtatagactacatacggagcaaaacaaGTTTTAAAAATATGTctgtatacatccgtatgtatccatgttgaaatctctagaaagacttatatttaaaaacagagggagtattaagcaTGGTTAAACTTGTCAAATGATAAGTGTGGCACGAAGCATTCAGGCCCTGACATTTTTTACAAATAGAAGTTGCCAtccgaaaagaagaagaaaacaaacgTATGTTACTTTCACTATGGgtagcctcgtcctcctcctcctccaagaaagaaagctagggtttctgcctctcgccggcgccgctgCAGGTCCGCCTGGTCTcctgtggccctagggccatgggggcgtggtggatcctgccaagggccggcgggagggctccgttttcagTCGTTTTTTTTCTATCTTGTtaaggtttgtgtcctgctcaggaaggcgaggcggcggcggcttcctgaagatggaataaaggtctccccgcctagcccccgttccggcggtgcatctagcatcgtttgtgggcgtgtggagatgtgtctccggcggatctatctttggtggatttgctcggatctcgtcgttgttggtctacgttcgtgtgtcttcgggttgaatccttccaacctacgttattcttcatcggcggcggttgctgttctggtgcgctggtcctatggcgcCTTATCACGATGACTTCccgctgtctactacaacaagttgtgccctacTCGAGcgatggaggggtgatgacggcggcgcgccttcggctcgcttcagtgcttgtaatcgtcgctaggtggtctacggatctggatgtaatttttatttctggtgttcgttgtactgccatgattgaagatgaatagattgaagatgaatagattgaaagtttttcaaaaaaaaagaaaaactcaaagATGAATAAATAATTTTTTATTTTGAGCGAAGAAGGCACATCCTTTGTCGAGAAGAGAAGAAGCATGAAGTGGTGGGCTTTAAAGTGGATGATGGGCCGGTGGGCGATAAAAAGAATGAATAGCTCGTCCGCTTCAGTGTGGTGAGCGttggtggcggcggcgcagggaaAGGGAAAGGGAGCAAGGAAGAAGGGAAGGGCGACGAACCCTAGCTCTGGTCAGTTTTCTGGTCCTCTAGCTAGATCCACAGGCAAGATGCGTCTGCTTGGTGCAGATGCAGGCCAACTCACTCTGACACCGCTCCGAATCTCCCCTCCCTCTTTTGCAGGCAGGTGAAGCTGatggctgctgtgctccgatccgcggCGAGGCGGTTGGCCGGCGAGCTGCCGGCGGCTGAGATGGGGCTCCACCGCCTCCCTCTGCACTCCCAGTCCCAGGTAGGGCTCCAAAATCCCCATCCCCTGCTGTGACTGTGAAATGGACGGCTGATTTCTGTTGGATTGGTCGCTTGCACTGGTCAATCAGCTCACCCTTTTGCCCAATGGAAGCTCGGTTCTGAGTCCTCTTGTGCTGCAGGTCAATGTTTGGAGCGCCTCATCTGCTCCTGGCTCTGCCCCCTCTTCTCTGACCAAGGCAAGTCAGACACTTGAATTGTCTGGACTATCTTGAGCATCTTGTTAAACATGcaccactaaagtagtgatctttcTTCTTATTGTTGGACACTAGTAGTAGTAGTTAAACACCACTGATCttcgttttgttttatttgtggtcttGATGCTGCCTGCTTATCTTAGATGTAGCAGTAATATCTTGAACATCTTGTTACATGTAGCATTCAAGTAATCATCTTTTGTTCTTATTACTCTTGACGAAACAGACCAAGGCGGTGATCAAGAGCACCCTTCTACCACAACTCATCCCGCGCCGCACGATGTCCTCCTCCTCCGGTCGCGCCGCCTCTCAACCAGCCGACAAGGTAACTAACATGATGCCCATGCTCAACTGTACAATGTAGTTTTGGTGCTGGCTAGCTGTGTTTAGCTTGACTGCATGCATTTTCAAAACTTGATACGGTTGCCTGTTGCTACGCGAGCCAGTGCCCAGGTTTTGTGCTTCCTGCTCATCCAGCAGAGTGCTACAACATGTAAACCACTACTAACATGCTTGATCGGATCATAGACCCCGCCGAACCTCTTTCATCTTATCTTCATTGGATTTTGTGAGAAACCGTGCTGAACATCCTGTTAGATGTACTGTAGCAGTTAAACACTGGCCTTTGCTTTGATTGTTGACAAACCAGACTAAGGCGGTGATGAAAGCGCCTTCTGTTTTaattgtggttttgatgttggcTGGTTATGTTATACTATTCGTGTTCAATGCGTGTTATATAGGGGCATGGTCTCATGGATGGATTGATATGCTTGCCCTGTTGTTATGCTAGCCTAGGGCCCGTCTTTTGTTCTTGCTGCTCATCTACAAGAGTGCCGTATCATGTAAATCACTAAGTTGCTTGATCTGAGGCCCTGCCAAACCTCTTTTAGCTTATGTCGTATTGATTGCTTTTACAAACCCTGCTGAACTGTGTTAGATAGATGCCTATGAATATCGTTTCTGCATCTTTGTGTGCAGTGCATTGCTTGCTTAAAATTGGACTGTTGTAAACTGCTGACACCGTTATTTTTAATTTTGTCTTCAGTTTTGGCTTGAGATAGTGGGTCACAGGATGAAAGGTCCGCAGAATCCGTGCCCGATGATTTTCAGAAAGCGAATCAGTGGTGTGGATGCCGACAAGGCTGAAGCAGTCTTCCTGTGAGTATACATCAAGGACCGAGCTGAACTGATGTTAGGTTCTTTTCTGTTTTCCCTGATTGTATTTACTTATGTGTCCATGTAGCGACGTGATGATGATGGCTAAATATGATGGGAATGTTCCACCAAATATGGTATATTCAACTCTGTtttctccttctcattttgaatgcTTTCATATTCATTTTGCTAACCGCTGTTATGCACCCTTGATGTAGATGAGTAGTCCCGTTCGAGCATTGCTCCGGAAGGCGCTTATCCGATACATGAAAATTAAGTGGTTTATTAAAGAAATTGCTCTATCTCTCAAGATACGTGTCGTTTTTAAGCTGGGCAAGTTAAACTTTGTTGTCATCTGCGTGTTGCTTTACGTGACATACGGGAGGCCCCTATCTCTGCTCCGGAGGTTCTGGAAGATCCTAAATTCTCAAGGAGGCGATGACTCGGAGTAATCAAGCAGAGAATGCGACTATTGCAACAATGTAATAGTGATGTTGTGACTAAGACAAACATGCTTTTTTTTGTTATATTTGCCATTGTTGTGTAGTACATGGTTAAACGACCCGTAAATTTTCTGTTGGTGTTATGTCTGTTGTGATTATGATTTCTTGCATGATTGCTTCTGTTCTTTGGGATTCCCTTTATATACATTTCAGTTTAACTTTTTGTGGGAACCAAACACGGGTTAAGCGAGGTAATTCTTTTCTGTTAGTATCGAAATTTACTGACAAGCTGAATGTTGAAATTTTGGTCAATCTGATTGTTTAGAGTGAGATTTTCTGTATCTTTAAACTGAAAGTTCTGATCACTCTGAATGTTGAATTACAGACATTGACAGAGTTCTAAAGGTTGAGATTTTCTGTATCTTTTTTTAGAGTGAAATTTACTGACAAGTTGAATGTTGAAATTTTGCTCAGTCTGAATGTTTCAACTGAATGTTTAGAGTGAGATTTTCTGTATCTTTGAACTGAAAGTTTTGGTCATTCTGaatgttttagtctaacttttgtaTAGATTCAGTACTATCAAATGTTCCTGTTGCATCATCAATACAAAACTGAATTTTGTACTCCATTCTTGATTTTGACCAAAATGTTCCTACTGCATCATCTATACGAAACTGAACTTTGTACTCCATTCTTGATTTTGACCAAAATGTTCCTGCTGCAACATTTCTTGATTTGTCAAACTGAATGTTCCTGCTGCAACATTCCGATTTTGTATATTTTTTTACGGAGCATAGTTTACAGTATACAGATTTTGTAAACTAATTTAGACAAATGTTTTGGTCATCTCTGAACGTTGAATGTTTTGGTCAATGTCATGCTGCCCCATTTCTTGATTTGACATTGACAGAGTAGACTGAATTTTGATCCTGTAAACTGACAGTAAACAGATTGATCCTGTAAACAGGGACATTGCCAAGTTTGTTTCTGAACATTTATAACCTAGCAAATTTTAGGGGTGTCAGATGTTCTGAAAATTTCTTTGAATGTGTGGCGTACACTGCATATTCTGAACATGACACAAATTTCTTTGAATGTGTGGCATACACTGCAAATAGGCAGACTCTATACTGCATCTAGCTGGCAGGATAATCTGTTGCATGACAAATGGCCAATCAGCATCTGGACACATAGCATAGACAAATAGTGGCGTGGACACGTAGAATAGACAAATCACAGTTGACATTGATCCTGACAAAATAAGATTACAGTGCCTTGTGAGCTGTGTTGGCCTGCATCTTTTGATGCCATGTGGATCAGATCATGGGGTCTAGTGACTTATCCTATTGGACCACACAAAATCAAGCAATATGTTACTGTCTTTTGTACTGTACTTGTGGATCAGATCATACGTTACTGTATTTGTTTTCTAGTTTTGCTTGCCCATCTTGAATGAGATCGTAACTATAATTCCAGTAACACCATCAGCTCACTACATTAGGACGCCTAATTCTAGTTTTCCTTCTCAATCTTGTTTGCCTTCTCTTTTGCAACATCAAAGCAGTTACTCCAGCTTGGATAAAGGGGATAAGTAATACTCCCTCGGTAAACTaatataaacgctcttatattagtttatagagggagtactgAATTACTGAAAGTGTCACCGCCTGGTGAACGAACGACTATGTGTCTCTGATTGTGACTGTGTATGCTAACAGAAGACACACACCATCTTTTGTGCATATACAAGTCTTGAGATGAGAACAATATTCTCGTGAGGATAATTTGTTTTGCTCACTCGCCTTCCTTTTTTGCTAATCTCACGGCCGACCATACTACAGCTAGTGAAGCGAATGAAGGCCATCATTGTGGTTACCAGCCATGAATGTCTTGTTTCCATCAAGCAGCTCATAACACATGCTTGAAGCTCTTCGCCAGAGAGGACAGTCGGCGCTGTCCGTCGTTGCGCAGGGTTTTATTAATCTTTCAACCGCGCCCCTAGTCACATACCGTGTTCCCTGAGAGAAGGCGTAAGCCAGGAGTACACGTTAGACGTCAGCATCGTTTTTCATTTCAGAAAAAAGAATATTATGAAGAGCGGATGAGCATTATATTATGTAACTTAACCTTGGCTCCAACCGGGGTGGCGGGGTGGCCGACGACGCGCTCAAGACCACCTGCGCATCCCACGGCATCCACTCGCCCGCTCCAGGCGCTCCTTCCTTGAGCTCTCTCGCTCGCTCTAGCCGATCGACAGCCATGGCCGAGCCGAGGCTAGCTGAGTGGCAGCGACGGCAGAGCTCGAGGGCGACACGGTGGCCGACATGATGGTGTCCTCCGAGTTGGGCAAGCAGTTCGGGAACAATGCGTTGTCGTCTGCCCCGTGCTGCTACGAAGCTGCTCTTGGACACCCCATCTGCGCCTTGGCCAAGCTCACCCTGCCGAGACATTGTCGGCCCTGCTGGCCGTCGCCACCGCGTACGCGCCGAACCGTCCTCGGCCCTACTGGCCAAGCCGATGCGTGTACATGCTTGATGGCCGGGTGATCCTTCCTGATGGGTGATGGCCGGGAGAGCAGCATGGCCCATGCGAGCGGCATGCACAACACATGTTTGATATTTTGTCTCAATGGAGTTAACATAAGTGCTGCgtgtgtttttcttttcttttctttgtacCTAAAAGCTTGGCCTCGTGTCATTTGGACCGGGCAAAACCATGGCGAGTCAGCCTAGATACCGCTCGAGGGATAAAATTAGTTTGCTTTCAAGGGTTGGGaggtgcaagttgtccggtttcGTAGTTGAGGAACCAAAGACTTCACCAAGATTTGAGGGAGGAAATCTCTATGAGAATCAACATAATGTGACCCCTGGCAATGCAAAACAACGTAGCTTGTCAAATAAAGagaattcactagtagaaaaccggccttttgtcccggttcataagggcctttagtcccggttcatgaaccgggactaaagggtcgttactaatacctccccctttagtcccggttcaaaccagaaccgggacagatggggctccacgtggccgctgccggcagcccaggcaggggggcctttggtcctggttcatgacataaaccgggaccaaaagtcttccacgcgtcagcagctggctggagctgaggttttttttttctttttttttttaaaaaaagtggtTGTTTTAGGGGTttagggggttatttttaggttattattagctagctaatagagagaagtgtcatctcttatatcttcatccttggtttaccaacgctactgctatatgttcatttcacccgcagatatataataactcatgcatgctctcgcatcatacatcatcatatataataacaagtcctactaatcaagcatcatcatacaacttctactcgttattaattaataataagtcatacgatcatcatcctcatagtcatcgaacccaaccctacataattgttcttagcacatgatcatcagtatcaggtaggacctaaacacacttaaggtaaaatagcataaaacaatatagacactgactctctattatgaagaatggagatcatcctgtctccaattcttgcgcctcgcttccttttgcttccaagaagctcattacgactgtccatacgttttttccattctttgattatcatgtctccacttcttttagaaatctggtatggacagttgagattcgtaggatgacctggatatatgttcaaaacacgaaggctgccgccattctgatacatcaaatgaggcacacaattccctgagattctctgttgaaaaacatagtaataacttcgtagttagcaatgatgtactagttttagaagtatgcaaaaagatgcacggatgttgtaatagtaaaaaaatcttaccaggatatctccatggtagttaccgtagttcaacacgtgcactagtggcacgtattgaccataatgttgaggagttcgattgtagatattgtaattctcaagatcattacaaaatccaaccagatgagttttctccttgtaagttaactcagagccatcggtgtagtacgttctatctaccatcttctgcacattctttgatacttcaaaataagctgtcaactattttgaaatgaacaatataaattagttaataattaactatgtttgagaaactcacatagcggtagaactggaggagtatcaacaaggacccaaatgtccatattgtcttgctcgatttcaggatcaccaagatccatggtgacaagcataccctcatcaaaaccatacaatttgtaaaatgcttcccaatttttgcaaccaaaatgggttacgctctcaacaTTAtacaaaatccacatcatgatgggtccttaggtgaattttcttcgtttcaaaatttcatggtcttcaaaatccatcctctccaagacatagcgtcttgcatggcatgggataaactatactcgaattgtaaaagatgaaaattacacgttgaaatagttgaagtcatgcttaattatgaaaaaaaaacacttgtcgtcgttgcgtaccgtttcaactttgaaggtctcctcgagcttaatgctgaagcgccgaccatcgtccaggtgaggcctgtcgcactgacctcgatcgtcatggcaccagtcgcactcccccgggagactttcgtgtccgatgatgacatttcctatacgttcataattcaaagactaaattagatcattcaatttgagcattcaataagaaaaatcaaatcgcaaaataaagtagtattcaaattaggatgccttcaattataagaaaaactacatcatctccatgTGTCTGTACATCGAATATTATCATTAATACACGTCGAATACTATATATCATACATATCGccagtacagctagaaccgtagcgcccgacgggtatcggcgcgggcggtggacacccaaagggaaggaaccatcacaggatcatagtgttggggaacgttgcagaaaacaaaaattttcctacggtttcaccaagatccatctatgagttcatctagcaacgagtattcagattgcatctacatacctttgtagatcgcgagcggaagcattcactaGAACGtgaatgatggagtcgtactcgccgtgatccaaatcaccgatgaccaagcgccgaacggacggcacctccgcgttcaacacacgtacggtcagcgtgacgtctcctccttcttgatccagcaaggaggaagaagaggttgaggaagatagctccagcagcagcacgacggcgtggtgatggtggagcagcagtactctggcagggcttcgccaagctcgtgacggaggagaagaggtgttgcaggggagagggaggcgccaaagcttaagggtgcggctgccccctccctcccccctttatataggccccctggggggtgcgccggcccttggagatctgatctcccaggggggcggcggccaggggggtggagtaccccccaaggcaaatgccccccccccaccctagggtttccaaccctaggcgcagggggtgggccaaggggggcgcaccagcccactatgggctggttccccctcccacttcagcccatggggccctccgggatgggtggccccagccggtggacccccgggacccatccggtggtcccggtacaataccggtgacccccgaaactttcccgatggccgaaactgcacttcctatatataattctttacctccggaccattccggaactcctcgtgacgtccgggatctcatccgggactccgaaaaactttcagattactgcatattcatatccttacaaccctagcgtcaccgaaccttaagtgtgtagaccctacgggtttgggagacatgcggacatgaccgagacacctcttcggccaataaccaacagcgggatctggatacccatgttggctcccacatactcctcgatgatctcatcggatgaaccacgatgtcgaggattcaatcaatcccgtatgcgattccctttgtcaatcggtattttacttgcccgagattcgatcgtcggtatcccaatacctcgttcaatcttgttaccggcaagtcactttactcgtaccgtaatgcatgatcccgtgatcaaacactttgatcacattgagctcattatgatgatgcattaccgagtgggcccggtgatacctctccgtcatacggagtgacaaatcccagtctcgatccgtgtcaactcaacagacactttcggagatacccgtagtatacctttatagtcacccagttacgttgtgatgtttggcacacccaaagcactcctacggtatccgggagttacacgatctcatggtctaaggaaaagatactcgacattggaaaagctctagcaaacgaactatacgatcttgtgctatgctcaggattgggtcttgtccatcacatcattctcctaatgatgtgatctcgttatcaatgacatccaatgtccatagtcaggaaaccatgactatcagttgatcaacgagctagtcaactagaggcttactagggacatgttggtgtctatgtattcacacatgtattacgatttccggataacacaattatagcatgaataaaagacaattatcatgaacaaggaaatataataataatgcttttattattgcctctagggcatatttccaacagtctcccacttgcaccagagtcaataatctagttacattgtgatgaatcgaacacccatagagttccggtgttgatcatgttttgttctagggagaggtttagtcaacggatctgcgacattcagattcgtatgcactttgcaaatttctatgtctccatcttgaacattttcacgaatggagttgaagcgatgcttgatgtgcctggtcttcttgtgaaacctgggctccttggcaagtgcaatagctccagtgttgtcacagaagagtttgatcggccccgacgcattgggtatgactcctaggtcggtgatgaactccttcacccaaattgcttcatgcgctgcctccgaggctgtcatgtactccgcttcacatgtagatcccgccacgacactctgcttgcagctgcaccagcttactgctccaccattcaacatatacacgtatctggtttgtgacttagagtcatccagatctgtgtcgaagctagcgtcgacgtaaccctttacgacgagctcttcgtcacctccataaacgagaaacatgtccttagtccttttcaggtactttcaggatactcttgaccgctgtccagtgttccttgccgggattactttggtaccttcctaccaaacttacggcaaggtttacatcaggtctggtacacagcatgacatacataatagaccctatggccgaggcataggggatgacactcatctcttctatatcttctgccgtggtcgggcattgagctgagctcaatttcacaccttgcaacacaggcaagaaccccttcttggactaatccatattgaacttcttcaatatcttttcaaggtatgtgctttgtgaaagacctatgaggcatcttgatctatctctatagatcttgatgcctaatatataagcagcttctccaaggtccttcattgaaaaactcttattcaagtaggccttaatgctgtccaaaagttctatatcatttcccatcaaaagtatgtcatctacatataatatgagaaatgctacagagctcccactcactttcttgtaaacgcaggcttctccataagtctgcataaac
The sequence above is a segment of the Triticum dicoccoides isolate Atlit2015 ecotype Zavitan chromosome 1A, WEW_v2.0, whole genome shotgun sequence genome. Coding sequences within it:
- the LOC119294848 gene encoding uncharacterized protein LOC119294848: MAAVLRSAARRLAGELPAAEMGLHRLPLHSQSQVNVWSASSAPGSAPSSLTKTKAVIKSTLLPQLIPRRTMSSSSGRAASQPADKFWLEIVGHRMKGPQNPCPMIFRKRISGVDADKAEAVFLDVMMMAKYDGNVPPNMMSSPVRALLRKALIRYMKIKWFIKEIALSLKIRVVFKLGKLNFVVICVLLYVTYGRPLSLLRRFWKILNSQGGDDSE